In one window of Nitrospirota bacterium DNA:
- a CDS encoding cyclic nucleotide-binding domain-containing protein, with protein sequence MARLQDVKYSAGKKIIDKGAPGDSFYFVREGEVNIFKKTPGGRDAFLSTVGGAEVFGEMPLVTSSPRAATVIAKTDVSLLRLLKRDFDNVVLADSMAKKRTDEYAYLNQLKALEPFAPLELARMISLFVKAEQRRYSPGDTIITQGDAGDVYYIIRSGHVVVLKQMLKETQEEVAVLGEGMGFGEEALLTGGPRSASVKAVEETVVLAFTKADFDRILKASFLEETLFDDIVFDEFPLGDIRQCQREDCDNYFLRATAKEKRFCSNKCGWVVSARERRKEK encoded by the coding sequence GTGGCACGTTTGCAGGATGTGAAATACTCCGCCGGCAAGAAGATAATCGACAAAGGGGCTCCCGGCGATTCCTTCTACTTTGTCCGCGAGGGAGAGGTGAACATTTTCAAGAAGACCCCGGGAGGCCGGGACGCTTTTCTCTCCACCGTGGGAGGCGCAGAGGTATTCGGCGAGATGCCGCTGGTGACGAGTTCTCCTCGCGCCGCGACGGTCATCGCAAAGACGGACGTCAGCCTTCTTCGCCTTCTGAAGAGGGATTTCGACAACGTGGTGCTTGCGGACTCCATGGCGAAGAAGCGCACGGACGAATATGCCTACCTTAACCAGCTGAAAGCGCTGGAACCCTTCGCTCCCCTTGAACTGGCTCGGATGATATCGCTCTTCGTGAAAGCGGAGCAACGGAGGTATTCCCCGGGCGATACCATCATAACCCAGGGAGACGCAGGAGATGTATACTACATCATCCGGTCCGGCCATGTTGTCGTGCTGAAGCAGATGCTCAAGGAGACACAGGAAGAAGTGGCCGTCTTGGGCGAGGGCATGGGATTCGGAGAGGAGGCTCTTCTCACCGGCGGCCCTCGGAGTGCCTCGGTAAAGGCGGTGGAGGAGACCGTGGTTCTGGCGTTCACGAAGGCGGACTTCGACCGCATCCTGAAGGCGTCTTTCCTCGAGGAAACCCTTTTCGATGACATTGTATTTGACGAGTTTCCCCTTGGTGATATCCGGCAGTGTCAGCGCGAGGACTGCGACAATTATTTTCTCCGGGCCACCGCGAAAGAGAAGCGGTTCTGCTCGAACAAGTGCGGGTGGGTCGTTAGCGCCCGAGAAAGACGAAAAGAAAAGTAG